From Candidatus Neomarinimicrobiota bacterium, the proteins below share one genomic window:
- a CDS encoding SMP-30/gluconolactonase/LRE family protein: protein MIIRKIFLLFFFLLLITACSEEDFQFSENLVKVADGLNFPEGPVFAGDDLLFSNCYGMWIGRLSKDGRLDTFADLSGNDFKPNGLCWVPSGDVWVCEFNQGRILKLDTSGTILRVLDYNGERFSRPNDMTLHNGLIYFTDPKSYSKTVWDGRIYLLNPETEEIQLLTGGLAFPNGIAIGPRGKKLYVCESALNRITILPMDNPEKREVLIELPGGDPDGMEFYDEKTLLVAHFGGGKMYSIDIDTKTVTDSLELPGKRVTNCTISPDKKFLYITETVTNALYRLPLNP from the coding sequence ATGATAATTCGTAAAATATTTCTCCTTTTTTTCTTTCTGCTTCTGATCACAGCCTGTTCTGAAGAGGATTTTCAATTCTCCGAGAATTTGGTAAAAGTAGCGGATGGTTTAAATTTTCCTGAGGGACCTGTTTTTGCCGGGGATGACCTGCTTTTTTCCAACTGTTATGGTATGTGGATCGGAAGGTTGAGCAAAGATGGACGTTTAGATACCTTTGCAGACCTCTCCGGCAATGATTTCAAACCCAATGGATTATGCTGGGTACCCTCCGGTGATGTATGGGTTTGTGAATTTAATCAGGGACGCATCCTGAAACTTGATACATCCGGTACAATTCTCAGGGTTTTGGATTATAATGGAGAACGTTTCTCACGTCCAAACGATATGACCCTCCATAACGGTCTGATATATTTTACGGATCCAAAATCCTATTCAAAGACCGTTTGGGACGGCCGGATATATTTGCTGAATCCTGAAACAGAAGAGATTCAATTATTGACAGGCGGACTCGCTTTTCCCAATGGAATCGCAATTGGCCCGCGGGGGAAGAAGCTCTATGTATGTGAATCAGCTCTGAACCGGATTACGATTTTGCCGATGGATAATCCTGAAAAACGTGAAGTTTTAATTGAGCTGCCTGGCGGTGACCCGGATGGTATGGAGTTTTATGATGAAAAAACACTCCTGGTAGCCCATTTTGGCGGGGGGAAAATGTACAGTATCGATATTGATACAAAAACGGTTACCGATAGTCTGGAATTACCCGGAAAACGGGTAACTAATTGTACAATCAGTCCGGATAAAAAATTCCTCTATATAACCGAAACAGTCACAAATGCCCTTTATAGACTGCCGTTAAATCCATGA
- the thpR gene encoding RNA 2',3'-cyclic phosphodiesterase — MNEIHHIRSFFALSCDEELSRKLADHFKFLEVCPGVKPTPSHEYHITLKFLGKTPVDLLKKTEENLHQSIGQIPSFSLKLNTTGIFPRGSHPKILWIGNRHVPLPLQQIVLQLNLLFKDYGYPREERRFKPHVTLARVKGEVTKTCIEKFIQSECPPMVLQAKDIIWYESQLSSAGPEYIERMRIPLNMKKGR, encoded by the coding sequence ATGAATGAAATTCATCACATCCGGTCTTTTTTTGCCCTTTCCTGTGATGAGGAACTTTCCCGGAAACTGGCCGATCATTTCAAATTTCTGGAAGTATGTCCAGGCGTAAAACCTACCCCGTCTCATGAATACCATATCACGTTGAAATTTTTAGGAAAAACCCCTGTGGATTTGTTGAAAAAAACGGAGGAGAATCTTCATCAGAGTATTGGACAAATCCCGTCCTTTTCCCTTAAATTAAACACGACAGGGATTTTTCCACGGGGAAGCCATCCGAAAATCTTATGGATCGGCAACCGGCATGTTCCCCTACCGTTGCAGCAAATTGTCCTCCAACTGAATTTGCTTTTCAAGGACTACGGGTACCCCCGGGAAGAAAGGCGGTTTAAACCTCATGTGACTCTTGCCCGTGTTAAAGGTGAGGTAACAAAAACGTGTATAGAAAAATTTATCCAAAGCGAATGTCCGCCTATGGTTTTACAGGCAAAGGATATTATCTGGTATGAAAGTCAGTTATCATCAGCAGGTCCAGAGTATATAGAACGAATGCGAATTCCTTTAAACATGAAGAAAGGAAGGTAA
- a CDS encoding DNA translocase FtsK, whose translation MKEKIKQEVIGVLFMITAVLTGISLATYSPSDVLSMSRFFLIENAMGIAGVFIAHVLIKYGLGYFSWGLVLLLFVWGWTFFAAKDYRKTWRFTLYWFCFILLTALLTTTILNRHVPIVTPDFNISGFAGGSLSILLMDWLGLIPSILILIVAIIVVVSLYFRWSMYQPLNRLWKHWMEKYHIWKTTRKEQRLKEKSAGLKEKGKSDKKKDKKGKKSQEKVTPEEPEPLENQKAVVQEDDVPDMPPQKEKPEKGEKEDTQIEGDQGSYDFEVSEKRTDDSIDYDDFVEEGKRREYHFPSVDLLNDPPPGYEIDPNELQENADILTKTLADFGVTGKVVKVVPGPVVTLYEVEPATGVRVSKISSLADDIARVMAAKRIRIIAPIPGKKVVGVEIPNRKPEIVYFKSIVNSERFTIVDDKLVIALGKTANGEPFVFNLAKMPHLLIAGTTGSGKSVCINTLLMSVLYRAKPSEVKFILIDPKKLELSVYKALKEYHLITNDDIGEHVITRPQNAVLALRSAEVEMERRYTVLANATVRNIDEYNKKVADGLVEGEHLPYLLIVIDELADLMLTAGKEIEEPIARLAQMARAVGIHLVIATQRPSVDVITGVIRSNFPARIGFQVPTKIDSRTILDTGGAEKLLGKGDMLFLSPGRSEPIRIHNAFITLEEIERVMDHINEQPGSGDDFILPSAKEEEEEEESDDFELSTERDPLFEEALKLVVMHQQGSISLIQRRLRVGYSRAARLIDELEREGIVGPFTGSKAREVLVDTNYLEHLKSLEDGTFDEEDDDNS comes from the coding sequence ATGAAAGAAAAAATCAAACAGGAAGTTATCGGCGTTCTCTTTATGATTACGGCTGTTCTTACAGGCATTAGTCTGGCTACATATTCACCCTCTGATGTTTTATCCATGTCCCGCTTCTTTCTCATCGAAAATGCCATGGGTATCGCTGGGGTTTTTATTGCGCATGTTCTGATTAAATACGGCCTGGGATATTTTTCATGGGGACTTGTCCTTCTTCTTTTTGTATGGGGATGGACTTTTTTCGCTGCAAAAGATTACCGAAAAACATGGCGATTTACCCTCTACTGGTTTTGCTTCATCCTTTTAACGGCATTGCTGACCACCACAATCCTAAACCGGCATGTACCGATTGTTACGCCTGATTTCAATATCAGTGGTTTTGCCGGAGGATCCCTCAGTATTCTATTAATGGATTGGTTGGGACTGATTCCATCCATACTTATCCTGATTGTGGCCATCATTGTGGTGGTCAGTCTGTATTTCAGGTGGAGTATGTATCAGCCTCTCAACCGCCTTTGGAAACACTGGATGGAAAAGTACCACATCTGGAAAACAACACGCAAAGAGCAAAGATTAAAAGAGAAAAGTGCCGGATTAAAAGAGAAGGGGAAATCAGATAAAAAGAAAGATAAAAAAGGAAAGAAAAGCCAAGAAAAGGTAACGCCGGAAGAACCGGAACCGCTTGAGAATCAAAAAGCAGTGGTACAGGAAGACGATGTCCCGGATATGCCCCCTCAGAAGGAAAAGCCTGAAAAGGGAGAAAAAGAAGATACACAAATCGAAGGCGATCAAGGCTCATACGATTTTGAAGTCAGCGAAAAACGCACAGATGACAGCATCGATTATGATGATTTTGTCGAAGAGGGGAAAAGGAGAGAATATCATTTTCCCAGTGTGGATTTGCTGAATGATCCACCGCCGGGGTATGAGATAGATCCCAACGAACTTCAGGAAAACGCTGACATACTTACAAAAACACTGGCTGATTTCGGTGTAACGGGAAAAGTGGTGAAAGTTGTTCCCGGACCGGTTGTCACCCTATATGAAGTGGAACCGGCTACCGGGGTGCGGGTAAGTAAAATTTCATCACTGGCTGACGATATTGCCCGTGTTATGGCTGCCAAACGAATTCGGATTATTGCTCCTATTCCCGGAAAAAAAGTGGTTGGTGTTGAAATTCCAAACCGGAAGCCGGAAATTGTTTACTTTAAATCCATTGTTAATTCTGAACGGTTTACCATAGTAGATGATAAGCTGGTGATTGCCCTTGGAAAGACGGCCAATGGCGAACCCTTTGTTTTTAATCTGGCCAAAATGCCTCATCTTCTTATTGCCGGAACCACCGGTTCGGGAAAATCCGTCTGTATCAACACATTACTCATGTCCGTCCTGTACAGGGCTAAACCGTCTGAAGTCAAATTCATTCTGATAGATCCCAAGAAACTGGAATTGTCAGTGTATAAAGCTTTGAAAGAGTATCACCTTATTACCAACGATGATATTGGAGAACATGTCATCACACGACCTCAAAATGCGGTTTTGGCACTCCGGAGTGCTGAGGTGGAAATGGAAAGGCGCTATACGGTACTGGCAAATGCCACGGTCCGGAACATTGATGAATACAACAAAAAGGTGGCTGATGGCCTGGTAGAGGGTGAGCATCTGCCTTATCTTCTGATTGTCATTGACGAACTGGCAGATCTGATGCTGACCGCCGGAAAAGAGATAGAAGAACCGATTGCACGCCTTGCCCAAATGGCTCGTGCCGTGGGAATTCACCTTGTGATTGCAACTCAGCGCCCCAGCGTGGATGTGATTACCGGCGTGATCCGTTCCAATTTTCCTGCCCGTATCGGCTTCCAGGTTCCAACAAAAATCGACAGCCGGACCATCTTGGATACAGGAGGCGCTGAAAAACTCTTGGGGAAAGGAGATATGCTTTTTCTCTCTCCGGGACGTTCTGAACCCATCCGTATTCATAATGCCTTTATTACTCTGGAAGAAATTGAACGGGTCATGGATCATATCAATGAACAACCTGGTTCCGGCGATGATTTTATCCTGCCTTCCGCGAAAGAGGAAGAAGAAGAGGAAGAGAGTGATGATTTTGAACTTTCAACAGAACGTGATCCGCTGTTTGAAGAAGCACTGAAACTGGTAGTAATGCATCAACAGGGGTCAATATCCCTGATACAACGCCGTTTACGTGTCGGATACAGCCGGGCAGCACGACTTATTGATGAACTTGAACGGGAAGGTATTGTAGGTCCTTTTACCGGCTCAAAAGCTCGGGAAGTGTTGGTGGATACAAACTATCTGGAACATCTCAAATCCCTGGAAGACGGGACTTTTGATGAGGAAGACGATGATAATTCGTAA
- the pgsA gene encoding CDP-diacylglycerol--glycerol-3-phosphate 3-phosphatidyltransferase has product MISKRFVPNILTVFRVLITPVCLYFILSTGPFYSLYAMILFLIASVTDAVDGWYARKYDVTTEFGKFLDPLADKILVMTMFVAFGLKGLAPWWMIFIVLFRDIFVTLLRSVMIRRGQSMHTSKFAKAKTGIQMFMIYFILTFLAIENIPVFDPFYSFLDKLLIDKHLLWVMMLLTSMITLYSGILYLFENKHVFTKKT; this is encoded by the coding sequence ATGATCAGTAAACGGTTTGTTCCTAACATACTCACTGTATTTCGTGTGCTTATTACACCGGTGTGTCTTTATTTTATTCTCAGTACAGGTCCCTTCTACAGCCTGTATGCCATGATTCTGTTTCTGATTGCTTCAGTTACCGATGCGGTCGATGGCTGGTACGCCCGGAAATATGATGTCACAACCGAATTTGGAAAATTTCTGGACCCGCTGGCCGACAAAATTCTTGTGATGACTATGTTTGTGGCTTTCGGACTCAAAGGACTGGCCCCCTGGTGGATGATTTTTATTGTCCTGTTTCGTGACATCTTTGTGACACTTCTCCGGAGTGTGATGATCCGCCGTGGACAAAGTATGCATACCAGTAAATTTGCCAAAGCCAAAACCGGTATTCAGATGTTCATGATCTATTTTATCCTGACCTTTCTTGCTATTGAAAACATTCCGGTCTTTGATCCTTTCTATTCCTTTTTGGATAAACTCCTGATAGATAAACATCTTTTATGGGTTATGATGTTGCTGACATCTATGATCACTTTGTACAGCGGAATTCTGTATCTCTTTGAGAATAAACATGTCTTTACAAAAAAAACCTGA
- a CDS encoding NAD(P)/FAD-dependent oxidoreductase: MIKSDIVIVGGGPAGLMAAGKLGQAGIPVLLLEKMEKTGKKLRITGKGRCNVSNSRPQREFINAFGTQGKFLYSAFSRFFRDELLNFFKHELHIELTEERGGRIFPSSQNAHEIADKLTDWAVGHHVNILYHHSCDSLIVHGDKIQAVSCRTPSGLQQYETSAVLIATGGASYPATGSTGDGYKLALQAGHTIIPPAPALVPLVAEQGDRYGLQGLSIKNALVSVYTEGKKTASMFGEFLFTHFGLSGPVVLTLSREIVLSLRHQKRISLEIDFKPALDEQTLDKRLIREFTTHGNKKLKNVFRFLMPEALGPVCLSQTGVSGDIPCNVVRVEERKKILHWMKHFTVKISGYRSLDEAIVTQGGVYLKEIEPATLRSKYIPNLYFAGEVLDLAADTGGYNLQAAFSTGWCAAESMIQQIHQAQDQ; the protein is encoded by the coding sequence ATGATAAAATCAGATATTGTGATTGTAGGCGGTGGTCCGGCAGGGCTCATGGCCGCAGGGAAACTGGGGCAGGCGGGGATACCGGTTCTATTGCTTGAAAAGATGGAAAAAACCGGAAAAAAACTCCGCATTACAGGAAAAGGGCGCTGTAATGTGAGCAACAGCCGGCCTCAGAGAGAATTCATCAACGCCTTTGGAACACAGGGGAAATTTTTATACTCTGCTTTTTCCCGTTTTTTCAGGGATGAGCTCTTGAATTTTTTTAAGCATGAACTTCATATTGAATTGACAGAAGAACGGGGCGGGCGAATTTTCCCTTCCTCCCAAAATGCTCACGAAATCGCAGATAAACTGACGGATTGGGCAGTTGGACACCATGTAAATATCCTTTATCACCATTCCTGTGATTCGCTCATAGTACATGGTGACAAGATTCAGGCTGTTTCATGCCGGACACCCAGTGGGCTCCAGCAATATGAGACATCGGCCGTCCTGATTGCCACAGGTGGCGCCAGTTACCCTGCTACAGGATCCACGGGAGATGGATATAAACTGGCCCTTCAGGCCGGTCATACCATCATCCCCCCTGCCCCTGCTCTGGTCCCCCTTGTTGCAGAACAGGGAGATCGTTATGGACTTCAGGGACTTAGCATAAAAAATGCCCTGGTATCGGTTTATACGGAGGGAAAAAAGACCGCATCGATGTTTGGGGAGTTTCTTTTTACCCATTTTGGCCTGTCTGGTCCGGTAGTTTTAACTCTTAGCCGTGAAATTGTCTTGTCTCTGCGTCACCAGAAACGTATCTCACTGGAAATCGATTTCAAGCCGGCACTGGATGAACAAACCCTGGACAAACGCCTGATTCGGGAATTCACTACACATGGTAACAAAAAACTCAAAAATGTCTTTCGATTTCTGATGCCGGAGGCTTTAGGACCGGTATGTCTCAGTCAAACTGGAGTGTCTGGTGATATTCCCTGCAATGTGGTACGGGTAGAGGAGCGAAAAAAGATTCTTCATTGGATGAAACATTTTACCGTAAAAATCAGTGGATACCGATCCCTTGATGAAGCCATTGTCACTCAGGGAGGTGTCTATCTGAAAGAAATAGAACCGGCAACACTCAGGTCCAAATATATCCCAAACCTTTATTTTGCCGGTGAAGTTTTGGATCTGGCAGCTGATACAGGCGGTTATAACCTTCAGGCGGCATTTTCAACAGGCTGGTGTGCCGCAGAAAGTATGATTCAACAAATACATCAAGCACAGGATCAGTAA
- the recR gene encoding recombination mediator RecR: MTSIPNVIQELTELLSALPGIGKKSAQRICFYLMDRPREEIVRYAKGLIDLKDKITHCPICHFITEETPCAICRDPKRDETVLCVVEDSLDVISIEKTAAYHGKYHVLGGLISPLDGIGPEDLSIDQLVKRLDNVKEIILAINPSVEGDTTAHYLHKIISRHQDIRMTSLARGIPVGGDLEFTDEATLTKALEGRSDMNGRHHDQ; the protein is encoded by the coding sequence ATGACATCCATTCCAAATGTAATACAGGAACTTACGGAACTTTTATCTGCCTTGCCGGGAATTGGCAAAAAAAGTGCTCAACGCATCTGTTTCTATTTGATGGACCGACCCCGTGAAGAGATTGTACGGTATGCCAAAGGACTTATTGATCTGAAAGATAAAATAACCCATTGCCCTATTTGTCACTTTATTACAGAAGAGACTCCCTGTGCTATCTGCCGGGATCCTAAACGGGATGAAACGGTTTTGTGTGTTGTTGAAGATAGCCTGGATGTTATTTCCATAGAAAAAACAGCTGCTTACCATGGCAAATACCATGTCCTGGGAGGATTAATCAGTCCCCTGGACGGCATCGGCCCGGAAGATCTTTCCATCGATCAGCTTGTAAAACGACTGGATAACGTTAAGGAAATCATCCTGGCGATCAATCCTTCTGTGGAAGGTGATACAACAGCCCACTACCTTCATAAAATCATCAGCCGTCATCAGGATATCAGGATGACATCTCTGGCCCGGGGTATTCCCGTGGGCGGTGACCTGGAATTTACAGATGAAGCAACCCTGACCAAAGCCCTGGAAGGCCGGTCAGATATGAATGGAAGGCATCATGATCAGTAA
- a CDS encoding YbaB/EbfC family nucleoid-associated protein codes for MLPKGGLQEIMKQAQKLQKQMEQAKEELEHETVEASAGGGMVTVVVTGKKTVKSIKISPEVLSEDTEMLEDLIMAAVNQGLKQAEELAQERMGSLTGGLGKIPGFGL; via the coding sequence ATGCTTCCAAAAGGCGGATTGCAGGAAATCATGAAGCAGGCCCAGAAACTGCAAAAGCAAATGGAGCAGGCCAAGGAAGAACTGGAACATGAAACCGTGGAAGCCTCGGCCGGTGGTGGCATGGTCACGGTTGTGGTAACGGGGAAAAAAACGGTGAAATCCATAAAAATTTCCCCGGAAGTCTTGTCTGAAGATACGGAGATGCTGGAAGATCTGATCATGGCAGCTGTCAATCAGGGACTTAAACAAGCAGAAGAACTGGCGCAGGAAAGAATGGGATCTCTTACCGGCGGGCTTGGGAAAATACCGGGATTCGGACTGTAA
- the dnaX gene encoding DNA polymerase III subunit gamma/tau, whose protein sequence is MSYQVISRKWRPQTFEEVIGQTHVTETLVNAIKSNRIGQAYIFSGPRGTGKTSTARLFAKAVNCQHPQGHNPCNDCVNCREITDGRSMDVLEIDGASNRGIEDIKSIREMVKYPPTRGKFRIYIIDEFHQITRDGFNALLKTLEEPPPHVIFIFATTELNKVPPTILSRCQRFEFRRIPSEDIIKRLKSICENEKISIDEESLHLITKKGDGSMRDSQSILEQAVAFSTDNQIRYDKIVDLLGIVHDEVFVALTESVLNKDVNAILDQIRNVSNGGHDLPEFIRNFSAFIRDLYIVKVTGTAEKIETTDTMKQVMKKLADTSDEHALIQMLSLIHNILPQLSNSSNVRLLIESLLLKLTRMDDLVDLNKILEKMPRQSGSRPQSNTPSSPAKTDRSINHVSEASSPNPEPAKKNEEKVLRDLNQGSWDRFLKEVKKESPRISSLLSAVTVTSIDEHSVKAECGESFTCQQIERNKETIQKLLDGFFKEKITLRVTLNKETEHKTKDKPLEKGVHNILNVFEGDIVQ, encoded by the coding sequence ATGAGCTACCAGGTAATATCACGGAAATGGCGTCCCCAAACCTTTGAAGAAGTCATTGGTCAAACCCACGTTACCGAAACGCTGGTCAATGCTATCAAAAGCAATCGAATCGGCCAGGCCTATATTTTCAGCGGTCCACGGGGAACCGGAAAGACGTCTACAGCCCGTTTGTTTGCCAAAGCTGTAAATTGTCAGCATCCTCAGGGACACAATCCCTGTAATGATTGCGTGAATTGCCGGGAAATTACTGACGGCCGTTCTATGGATGTCCTGGAAATTGACGGGGCCTCAAACCGGGGGATTGAAGATATTAAATCCATCCGGGAAATGGTGAAATATCCTCCCACCCGGGGAAAATTCAGAATTTATATCATTGATGAATTCCATCAGATTACCAGAGATGGCTTTAATGCCTTGTTGAAAACACTGGAAGAACCACCACCACATGTCATTTTTATATTTGCCACGACGGAGCTGAACAAGGTGCCGCCTACGATTTTAAGCCGCTGTCAGCGCTTTGAATTCAGACGTATTCCATCAGAAGATATTATCAAACGTCTAAAATCTATCTGCGAAAATGAAAAAATCAGCATCGATGAGGAATCCCTTCACCTGATTACGAAAAAAGGGGATGGGAGTATGCGGGATAGTCAGAGTATTCTGGAACAGGCTGTTGCATTTTCTACAGATAATCAGATTCGTTATGACAAAATTGTGGATCTTTTGGGAATTGTTCATGATGAAGTCTTTGTTGCACTGACTGAATCCGTTTTAAATAAGGATGTAAATGCCATACTGGATCAGATAAGGAATGTATCAAACGGTGGACATGATCTGCCGGAATTTATTCGCAACTTTTCTGCCTTTATCCGGGATTTATACATTGTTAAAGTGACAGGAACAGCAGAAAAAATTGAAACAACAGATACCATGAAACAGGTGATGAAAAAGCTGGCGGACACCAGTGATGAACATGCATTGATTCAGATGCTTTCCCTCATCCACAACATTCTGCCCCAATTGAGCAACTCATCAAATGTCCGGCTTTTAATAGAATCCCTCTTACTGAAGCTGACCCGTATGGATGATTTGGTGGATCTGAATAAAATTCTGGAAAAAATGCCCCGGCAATCAGGTTCACGTCCCCAATCCAATACCCCTTCATCGCCGGCAAAGACAGATCGTTCAATAAATCATGTTTCTGAAGCTTCTTCACCCAATCCTGAACCTGCTAAAAAAAATGAAGAAAAAGTCCTGAGGGATCTGAATCAGGGCAGCTGGGACAGGTTTTTAAAAGAGGTAAAAAAGGAGAGTCCCAGAATATCGTCCCTGCTGTCAGCTGTTACGGTGACATCTATTGATGAACACTCTGTCAAAGCTGAATGCGGTGAATCTTTCACATGTCAGCAGATTGAAAGAAACAAAGAGACAATCCAAAAATTGCTGGATGGTTTTTTTAAAGAGAAAATCACATTACGTGTTACATTAAACAAAGAGACAGAACATAAAACAAAGGATAAACCCCTGGAAAAAGGTGTTCATAACATCTTGAATGTTTTTGAAGGGGATATTGTCCAATAA
- a CDS encoding competence/damage-inducible protein A, translated as MKSIAEIITIGDEILAGATLDTNAHWLTGELVTLNIPVLRRHTISDRTEEILHVLRSLSDDTGIVILTGGLGPTRDDITKKTVTEYFGGKLIFSESLFQEIQEKLKHRNRTIPESNREQAMIPDNARILPNPMGTAAGLCFKDKKGRHVYLVPGVPEEMKSIFNESIRPELTKLPGEKIRVFIYKTTGIMESEIVDRIDEGLNDFPMVKVGYYPSVYGVNLKMTVKENEVGTVEPRLRDFLYNRLGDTIYTEGDRDITEIIAEKLTTRGWTLSVAESCTGGLISHRLTDIPGISKVFTEGLLTYSNEAKIRRLGVSVNTLKKHGAVSEETVIEMARGIRQKSGTDTALSVSGIAGPAGGTREKPVGTVWICALTPEKEKTIRIQFNKGRHMNKHFASQAALNLLRKLLL; from the coding sequence ATGAAATCCATTGCTGAAATCATTACAATTGGTGATGAAATTCTTGCCGGTGCCACACTGGATACCAATGCCCATTGGCTTACCGGTGAATTGGTAACTTTGAATATTCCCGTCTTAAGAAGACATACGATTTCCGATCGAACTGAAGAGATTCTCCACGTGCTTCGATCCTTATCTGATGATACAGGTATCGTGATTTTAACAGGTGGATTGGGTCCTACCCGGGATGATATTACCAAAAAGACTGTTACGGAGTATTTCGGTGGAAAATTGATCTTTTCAGAATCCCTATTTCAGGAGATTCAGGAAAAGCTCAAGCACAGAAACCGAACCATCCCTGAAAGTAACCGTGAACAGGCCATGATTCCTGACAACGCCAGGATTCTCCCAAATCCCATGGGAACAGCTGCCGGTTTATGCTTTAAGGATAAAAAGGGTAGACATGTTTACCTGGTTCCTGGGGTTCCTGAAGAGATGAAAAGCATTTTCAATGAATCAATTCGTCCAGAATTGACAAAATTACCTGGAGAAAAAATCCGTGTCTTCATCTATAAAACCACAGGGATTATGGAATCAGAAATTGTGGACAGGATTGATGAAGGATTAAATGATTTCCCCATGGTCAAAGTGGGATATTATCCATCCGTTTATGGTGTGAACTTGAAAATGACGGTGAAAGAAAATGAGGTAGGGACTGTTGAACCCCGGCTGAGAGATTTTTTATACAATCGCTTAGGTGACACGATTTATACCGAAGGGGATCGGGACATCACAGAAATCATAGCTGAAAAGCTCACAACCCGTGGTTGGACCCTTTCTGTCGCCGAATCATGCACTGGAGGACTTATCAGTCACCGTTTAACAGACATTCCGGGAATTTCAAAGGTTTTTACTGAAGGATTGCTTACATACAGCAATGAAGCCAAAATTCGACGACTGGGTGTATCAGTCAATACTTTGAAAAAACACGGGGCAGTGAGTGAAGAGACGGTGATAGAAATGGCTCGTGGTATTCGTCAAAAATCAGGTACAGACACAGCATTAAGTGTCAGTGGCATTGCGGGCCCGGCAGGAGGGACCCGGGAAAAACCGGTCGGGACCGTATGGATCTGTGCTCTGACACCGGAAAAAGAAAAAACAATACGGATCCAATTTAATAAAGGGCGGCACATGAATAAACATTTCGCATCCCAGGCTGCCCTGAATTTATTGAGAAAGTTGTTGTTATGA
- a CDS encoding phosphatidylglycerophosphatase A yields MSLQKKPEKSFFWNILGSFFYIGYVPWFPGTVASFIMAVLIKFLYPFEAAPVLEILMIGSFFFLGVKAGHHIETRTGKKDPGFIVIDEAVGMMLTVFLLPKSLSVVFGGMVLFRIFDIWKPWIIYRVQKVPGGWGVMLDDLLAGLAAWILNAAYFYFVP; encoded by the coding sequence ATGTCTTTACAAAAAAAACCTGAAAAATCTTTCTTCTGGAATATCCTGGGCTCTTTTTTTTATATAGGATATGTGCCCTGGTTTCCCGGAACCGTGGCATCCTTTATCATGGCTGTGCTAATAAAATTTCTATATCCCTTTGAAGCAGCACCTGTACTGGAAATACTTATGATCGGATCTTTCTTTTTCTTAGGGGTTAAAGCCGGTCACCATATAGAAACAAGAACCGGAAAAAAGGATCCGGGCTTTATTGTCATCGATGAAGCAGTGGGTATGATGCTCACGGTTTTTCTTCTTCCCAAAAGTTTGTCCGTTGTTTTCGGCGGGATGGTCCTGTTCCGGATTTTTGATATCTGGAAACCCTGGATTATATACCGGGTTCAAAAAGTACCGGGTGGCTGGGGAGTTATGCTGGATGACCTGCTGGCGGGATTGGCTGCCTGGATTCTGAACGCCGCTTACTTTTATTTTGTACCATGA